A single genomic interval of Mustela nigripes isolate SB6536 chromosome 7, MUSNIG.SB6536, whole genome shotgun sequence harbors:
- the NCOA6 gene encoding nuclear receptor coactivator 6 isoform X4 has product MVLDDLPNLEDIYTSLCSSTVEDSEMDFDSGLEDDDTKSDSILEDSTIFVAFKGNIDDKDFKWKLDTILENVPNLLHMESSKLKVQKVEPWNSVRVTFNIPREAAERLRMLAQSNNQQLRDLGILSVQIEGEGAINLALAQNRSQDVRMNGPMGAGNSVRMEAAFPMAGGPGLIRMTSPATVMIPQNVNVSSSMMAPGPNSELQPRTPRPASQSDAMDPLLSGLHIQPQNHPSGSLAPPHHPMQPVPVNRQMNPANFPQLQQQQQQQQQQQQQQQQQQQQQQQQQQQLQARPPQQHQQQQPQGIRTQFTAPTQVPVPPGWNQLPSGALQPPPAQGSLGAMTASQGWKKAPLPGPMQQQLQARPSLATVQTPSHPPPPYPFGSQQASQAHTNFPQMSNPGQFTAPQMKSLQGGPSRVPTPLQQPHLTNKSPASSPSSFQQGSPASSPTVNQTQQQMGPRPPQNNPLPQGFQQPVSSPGRNPMVQQGNVPPNFMVMQQQPPNQGPQSLHPGLGGQANPNFMQGQVPSTTATTPGNSGAPQLQANQNVQHAGGQGAGPPQNQMQVSHGPPNMMQPSLMGIHGNMNSQQAGSSGVPQVNLGNMQGQPQQGPPSQLMSMHQQIVPSQGQMVQQQGTLNPQNPMILSRAQLMPQGQMMVNPQNQNLGPSPQRMTPPKQILPQQGPQMMAPHNQMMGPQGQVLLQQNPMIEQIMTNQMQGNKQQFNTQNQSNVMPGPAQIMRGPTPNMQGNMVQFTGQISGQMLPQQGPVNNSPSQVMGIQGQVLRPPGPSPHLAQQHGDPATTANNDVSLSQMMPDVSMQQSNMVPPHVQAMQGNSASGNHFSGHGMPFNAPFSGAPNGNQMSCGQNPGFPVNKDVTLTSPLLVNLLQSDISAGHFGVNNKQNNTNANKPKKKKPPRKKKNSQQDLNTPDTRPAGLEEADQQPLPGEQGINLDNSGPKLTEFSNRPPGYPSQPVEQRPLQQMPPQLMQHVAAPPQPPQQQPQPQLPPPPQQPPPPSQPQSQQQQQQQQQQQQQQMMMMLMMQQDPKSVRLPVSQSVHPPRGPLNPDSQRMPMQQSGSVPVMVSLQGPASVPPSPDKQRMPMPVNTPLGSSSRKMVYQENPQNPSSSPLGEMSSLPEASGSEVPSVSGGPNNMPSHLVVSQNQLMMTGPKPGPSPLSATQGATPQQPPVNSLPSSHGHHFPNVAAPAQTSRPKTPNRASPRPYYPQTPNNRPPSTEPSEISLSPERLNASIAGLFPPQINIPLPPRPNLNRGFDQQGLNPTTLKAIGQAPSNLTMNNPSNFAAPQTHKLESVVVNSGKQSNSGATKRASPSNSRRSSPGSSRKTTPSPGRQNSKTPKLTLASQTNTTLLQNVELPRNVLASPTPLANAPVPGSFPNNSGLNPQNPTMPVAAVAGVLEDNKESLNVPQDSDCQNSQGRKEQVNIELKAVPAQEVKMVVPEDQSKKDGQPPDPNKLPSVEENKNLVSPAMREAPTSLSQLLDNSGAPNVTIKPPGLTDLEVTPPVVSGEDLKKASVIPTLQDPSSSKEPSNSLNLPHTNEPCSTLVHPELSEVSSNVAPSIPPVMSRPVSSSAISTPLPPNQITVFVTSNPITTSANTSAALPTHLQSALMSTVVTMPNVGSKVMVSEGQSAAQSNARPQFITPVFINSSSIIQVMKGSQPSTIPAAPLTTNSGLMPPSVAVVGPLHIPQNIKFSSAPVPPNAPSSSTAPSIQTGRPLVLNSRATPVQLPSPPCTASPAVPPHPTVQQVKELNPDEASPQVSTSADQSTLPSSQSTTVVSPLLTNSPGSSVNRRSPVSSGKGKGKVDKIGQILLTKACKKVTGSLEKGEEQYGADGETEGQGLETTTPGLMGTEQLSTELDSKTPTPPAPTLLKMTSSPVGPGSTSAGPSLPGSTLPTNVRSIVTTLVPSELISAAPATKNNHVGITSEPLAGGLVEEKVGSHPELLPSIAPSPSLISKETPATTLQGSVARPELEANAAIVSGQSSEPKEIIEKSKTPSRRNSRTEEPTVASESVENGHRKRSSRPASASSSTKDITSAVQSKRRKSK; this is encoded by the exons GGGAAGGTGCTATCAACCTAGCTTTGGCTCAGAACCGAAGCCAAGATGTGAGAATGAATGGACCCATGGGAGCAGGAAATTCCGTTAGGATGGAGGCTGCATTTCCCATGGCAGGTGGTCCAG gatTAATAAGGATGACGAGCCCTGCCACTGTTATGATCCCACAGAATGTAAATGTGTCATCTTCCATGATGGCACCAGGCCCCAATTCAGAGCTGCAGCCCAGGACTCCTCGCCCTGCTTCTCAGTCAG ATGCAATGGATCCACTCCTCTCTGGGCTCCATATACAGCCACAGAATCACCCCTCAGGATCTTTAGCTCCCCCGCACCACCCAATGCAGCCTGTCCCTGTGAACAGACAAATGAACCCAGCTAATTTTCCccagctgcagcagcagcagcagcagcagcagcagcagcagcagcagcagcaacagcagcagcagcagcagcagcagcagcagcagcagctacagGCAAGACCCCCACAGCAACATCAGCAGCAACAGCCACAGGGAATTCGAACCCAGTTTACTGCCCCAACTCAGGTGCCTGTTCCTCCAGGCTGGAACCAGCTGCCTTCTGGAGCCCTTCAGCCTCCTCCAGCCCAGGGTTCTCTGGGCGCAATGACTGCAAGCCAAGGGTGGAAGAAGGCTCCCTTGCCTGGCCCAATGCAACAGCAACTCCAGGCAAGACCATCCTTAGCCACGGTACAGACaccttcccaccctccccctccatATCCCTTTGGCAGCCAGCAGGCCTCACAAGCCCATACAAACTTTCCTCAGATGAGCAACCCAGGCCAGTTCACAGCTCCTCAGATGAAGAGCTTGCAGGGAGGGCCCTCCAGGGTCCCAACCCCCCTGCAGCAGCCCCACCTCACCAACAAGTCTCCtgcctcctcaccctcctccttccAGCAGGGATCCCCTGCATCCTCCCCAACGGTTAACCAAACTCAGCAGCAGATGGGACCAAGGCCACCTCAAAATAACCCACTTCCCCAGGGATTTCAGCAGCCTGTCAGCTCTCCCGGTCGGAATCCTATGGTTCAACAGGGAAATGTGCCACCTAACTTCATGGTGATGCAGCAGCAACCACCAAACCAGGGGCCACAGAGTTTACATCCAGGCCTAGGAG GACAGGCCAATCCGAACTTTATGCAAGGTCAGGTGCCTTCGACCACAGCAACCACCCCTGGGAATTCAGGAGCCCCTCAGCTGCAAGCAAATCAAAATGTCCAGCATGCAg gtgGGCAAGGAGCTGGTCCTCCTCAAAACCAGATGCAGGTGTCTCATGGGCCACCCAATATGATGCAGCCCAGCCTCATGGGAATTCATGGCAACATGAACAGCCAGCAGGCTGGTAGTTCTGGGGTTCCTCAGGTGAACCTCGGCAACATGCAAGGCCAGCCTCAGCAGGGCCCACCATCTCAGCTGATGAGCATGCACCAGCAGATTGTGCcctcccagggccagatggtCCAGCAACAAGGAACCTTGAACCCTCAGAACCCTATGATCCTTTCAAGGGCCCAGCTTATGCCTCAGGGCCAGATGATGGTGAACCCTCAAAACCAAAATCTTGGGCCCTCGCCTCAAAGGATGACCCCACCCAAGCAGATTCTTCCCCAGCAAGGCCCACAAATGATGGCACCACATAACCAGATGATGGGGCCTCAGGGCCAAGTTTTACTCCAACAGAACCCAATGATAGAGCAGATAATGACCAATCAGATGCAGGGGAATAAGCAGCAGTTTAACACTCAGAACCAATCCAATGTCATGCCGGGACCAGCACAGATAATGAGGGGACCAACTCCAAACATGCAAGGAAACATGGTGCAGTTTACGGGACAGATATCAGGACAGATGCTGCCACAGCAAGGGCCCGTGAACAACAGTCCATCTCAGGTTATGGGGATTCAGGGGCAGGTCTTGCGACCACCAGGACCCAGCCCACACTTGGCCCAGCAGCATGGTGATCCTGCTACTACAGCAAACAACGATGTCAGTTTGTCTCAGATGATGCCTGATGTTAGCATGCAACAAAGCAACATGGTTCCCCCCCACGTGCAGGCCATGCAGGGAAACAGTGCCTCGGGAAACCACTTCTCAGGCCACGGGATGCCTTTCAATGCACCTTTCAGTGGAGCACCCAATGGAAATCAGATGTCCTGTGGTCAGAATCCAGGCTTCCCAGTCAATAAGGATGTCACACTAACAAGCCCATTGTTGGTCAACTTACTGCAGAGTGACATCTCTGCGGGCCATTTTGGGGTaaacaataagcaaaataatACCAATGCAAATAAACCGAAGAAGAAGAAACCCCCtcggaagaagaaaaatagtcaGCAAGATCTAAA taccCCAGATACTCGCCCAGCTGGGCTGGAAGAGGCCGATCAGCAGCCATTGCCAGGAGAACAAGGAATTAACTTGGACAACTCGGGCCCTAAACTGACAGAGTTTTCAAACCGACCACCAG GTTATCCTTCTCAACCAGTTGAACAGAGGCCACTTCAGCAGATGCCTCCTCAGCTCATGCAGCATGTGGCAGCCCCACCACAGCCACCACAAcagcagccacagccacagctgccgccgccgccacagCAGCCACCGCCTCCCAGTCAGCCACAgtcgcagcagcagcagcagcagcagcagcagcagcagcagcagcagatgaTGATGATGCTCATGATGCAGCAGGACCCCAAATCAGTTAGGCTTCCAGTCTCCCAGAGTGTCCACCCGCCACGGGGCCCCCTGAACCCAGACTCCCAGAGAATGCCCATGCAGCAGAGTGGCAGTGTGCCTGTTATGGTCAGTCTGCAAGGACCTGCTTCCGTGCCACCGTCACCTGATAAACAGAGAATGCCAATGCCTGTGAATACTCCTTTGGGAAGCAGTTCAAGGAAAATGGTATACCAGGAGAACCCCCAGAATCCTTCTAGCTCACCGCTGGGAGAGATGTCCTCACTTCCTGAAGCAAGTGGCAGTGAAGTACCATCTGTCTCAGGAGGCCCAAACAACATGCCTTCACATTTAGTAGTTTCTCAAAATCAGTTAATGATGACAGGGCCAAAACCTGGGCCATCGCCCCTTTCAGCAACTCAAGGAGCAACTCCCCAGCAACCACCTGTAAATTCCCTGCCCAGCTCCCATGGCCACCATTTTCCAAATGTGGCTGCTCCGGCCCAGACTTCTAGGCCTAAAACACCAAACAGAGCCAGCCCCAGACCCTACTATCCTCAGACACCCAACAATCGCCCTCCCAGCACAGAACCTTCAGAAATCAGTCTGTCACCAGAAAGACTCAATGCCTCCATAGCAGGACTCTTCCCCCCACAGATTAATATTCCTTTACCTCCTAGGCCAAATTTAAACAGGGGCTTTGATCAACAGGGCCTAAATCCAACAACTCTAAAGGCCATTGGGCAGGCACCTTCAAATCTTACCATGAATAATCCTTCCAATTTTGCTGCCCCCCAAACTCACAAATTAGAGTCTGTGGTGGTGAATTCTGGAAAGCAGTCTAATTCTGGAGCAACAAAACGGGCTAGTCCAAGCAACAGCCGCAGGTCTAGCCCTGGGTCCAGTAGGAAAACCACCCCAAGTCCTGGGAGACAAAATTCAAAAACCCCTAAACTTACTCTGGCTTCTCAAACAAACACAACCCTGTTGCAAAATGTGGAGTTGCCAAGAAACGTATTGGCCAGTCCCACTCCTTTGGCCAATGCCCCTGTACCTGGGAGCTTCCCTAACAACAGCGGGCTAAATCCTCAGAATCCTACCATGCCTGTGGCTGCAGTGGCGGGTGTTCTCGAGGATAACAAGGAGAGCTTGAATGTGCCTCAGGACAGCGATTGCCAGAATTCCCAGGGTAGGAAGGAGCAGGTAAACATTGAGCTCAAAGCAGTCCCTGCCCAAGAAGTTAAAATGGTTGTCCCTGAAGATCAATCTAAAAAGGATGGGCAACCTCCGGATCCTAACAAACTGCCCAGTGTTGAAGAGAACAAAAATTTGGTGTCTCCTGCTATGAGGGAAGCACCGACATCGTTAAGTCAACTTCTTGACAACTCTGGAGCTCCTAACGTGACCATTAAACCCCCTGGGCTTACAGATCTGGAAGTAACACCTCCAGTAGTTTCTGGGGAGGACCTGAAAAAAGCATCTGTCATTCCCACACTGCAGGATCCGTCTTCTTCTAAAGAACCCTCTAATTCCCTAAATTTACCTCATACTAATGAGCCGTGTTCAACCCTTGTGCATCCAGAATTGAGTGAGGTCAGTTCTAATGTTGCACCAAGCATCCCTCCAGTAATGTCAAGACCTGTCAGCTCTTCCGCCATCTCCACTCCCTTGCCCCCAAATCAGATAACTGTTTTTGTAACTTCCAATCCTATCACAACTTCAGCTAACACATCAGCAGCTCTGCCAACTCACCTGCAGTCTGCACTGATGTCAACAGTTGTCACAATGCCCAATGTGGGAAGCAAGGTTATGGTTTCTGAGGGACAGTCAGCTGCTCAGTCCAATGCCCGGCCTCAGTTTATCACACCTGTCTTTATCAATTCATCCTCAATAATTCAGGTTATGAAAGGATCACAGCCAAGCACAATTCCTGCAGCCCCACTGACAACCAACTCCGGCTTGATGCCTCCCTCCGTTGCAGTTGTTGGCCCTTTACACATACCTCAGAACATAAAATTTTCATCTGCTCCTGTACCGCCTAATGCCCCCTCCAGTAGTACTGCTCCTAGTATACAGACTGGTCGACCCTTAGTCCTTAACTCACGAGCCACCCCTGTTCAGCTTCCTTCCCCGCCTTGTACCGCTTCTCCGGCTGTCCCTCCTCACCCCACTGTCCAGCAAGTGAAAGAATTGAATCCAGATGAGGCTAGTCCTCAGGTGAGCACCTCAGCAGATCAGAGCACTCTGCCCTCTTCACAGTCAACCACAGTGGTTTCTCCCCTTTTGACCAATAGTCCAGGCTCCTCTGTCAACCGGCGAAGCCCAGTCTCATCTGGTAAGGGCAAAGGAAAAGTGGACAAAATCGGCCAGATATTGCTTACCAAGGCATGTAAGAAAGTTACAGGCTCTCTCGAGAAAGGGGAAGAGCAGTATGGTGCAGACGGAGAGACTGAAGGCCAAGGGCTAGAGACCACAACTCCAGGGCTCATGGGAACAGAGCAGTTATCCACAGAGCTGGACAGTAAAACCCCAACACCCCCAGCACCCACTCTGCTAAAAATGACCTCTAGCCCTGTGGGCCCGGGCTCCACCTCAGCAGGACCCAGCTTACCTGGCAGTACTCTCCCCACCAATGTACGCTCAATAGTAACCACTTTGGTACCCTCTGAGCTCATCTCTGCGGCGCCGGCCACAAAAAACAATCATGTTGGCATAACATCTGAGCCACTTGCGGGTGGCCTAGTGGAGGAGAAAGTGGGATCCCATCCAGAGCTTCTGCCCAGCATAG CCCCTTCACCGAGTTTAATCTCAAAGGAAACTCCAGCCACAACATTGCAGGGGTCTGTTGCCAGACCAG